In one window of Helianthus annuus cultivar XRQ/B unplaced genomic scaffold, HanXRQr2.0-SUNRISE HanXRQChr00c076, whole genome shotgun sequence DNA:
- the LOC118489726 gene encoding renalase-like, with the protein FSFENSEVLKWAICESSKPGRSTSSERWVLHSTEQYAESIIARAGLQKPSNAALTEIAEELFQEFQRTGLDISLPFFKKAHRWGSAFPATSVSKNEKCIWDAHKKLAICGDFCVSPNVQGAILSGFTAAASIFSETVSRL; encoded by the exons TTTTCATTTGAGAATTCAGAAGTACTTAAGTGGGCAATTTGCGAGAGCAGCAAGCCAGGGCGTTCAACCTCCAG TGAACGGTGGGTATTGCATTCTACAGAACAATATGCGGAAAGCATAATTGCTCGGGCTGGACTTCAAAAGCCTTCAAATGCAGCATTAACAGAAATTGCTGAAGAACTATTTCAAGAATTTCAGAGAACTGGACTTGATATCTCTCTCCCATTCTTCAAGAAAGCTCATAGATG GGGAAGTGCTTTTCCAGCAACAAGTGTATCAAAAAATGAAAAATGCATATGGGATGCACACAAGAAATTAGCTATTTGTGGTGACTTTTGTGTGAGCCCAAATGTTCAAGGTGCGATCCTAAGTGGATTTACTGCTGCTGCATCTATATTTTCTGAAACAGTAAGTCGTTTATAG